tatatgatttttggaTAATGGATATTTGTGCTTTTGgcttaacttttttaaaaaatacttcttGCCTTTTGTTCTTCAAGCTTCCTTTTATATACTAAGtaggtttttaattttttaaggagtgggattttcttgatttttggtgtCAACAAAGATGGACATCACTCTAAGGCTAATGaatgtgttttttttcttgattttactcaTATATTTCTTGGTagattttttcaagaaaaatggagaagaagataATAGTTTTGTAGAAAAAAGGGAGAATAGGAGAAAACCCACATTTTTCATCAAGATTACAGTTTTATTGAATTTCTCCATAGCTATTTCTTACTTGGGATTTTGTGTGAATGAATTCTTGAATTTGAGAGATTTTGTGTTTGAGGGTTCTGTTTTTTCTGTGATGACATGGAGTGTAGCAGCTGTAATTGCAGCCCATTCATTAAACAGAGAGAAAAGGTGGCCATTATTACTCATCCTATGGTGGGTATTTTCTAGTgtttttgacataattttagtctcatttcatcttctcaaacattataatatatatacaaaagccCCACATTTTCTTCCCAAGgcaaatataattgattttgcTTCCCTACCATTGTCCATTCTTTTATGTTTCAATGCCTTGCCACTACCAGACAACAAATACAATGAAATTCAACAGCCATTCCTTCAAAAACaagatgaggatgatgatgcatTTTCTAGTGCTAGTATTTGGAGCCTAATCACATTTAGATGGCTTAATCCACTATTTAACAAGGGTCGTGAAGAGGTTAAGCTTAAAGTAGAGCACATACCTTTAATTCCTCACACTGACACTTCTAATGAAGCTTCTTCTTTGTTGGAACACGCGCTTCGACAAAAGAAAGCTTCTTCTTTCTCCCTCCCTGATGCCTTACTTCGTATGATTTGGACACCACTTGCCTGTAATGCAGTTTTTGCAggtaatttcttgattttttatttttcaattaagcAAAAACTTTTTTGTCTAACAAACTAAACTAATTTCATGCTTCTCTTTTGTTTATGTAGGAGTTAACACAATTGCTTCCTATATTGGTCCTTTGCTGATAACaagttttgtgaattttttgtcTGAAAAGAAAGATGAGTCCAATTGGCAACAAGGAATGATGTTagccttcatcttcttctttgcCAAAACAGTAGAGTCACTGTCCCAAAGGCAATGGTACTTTGGAGCGAACCGGATTGGTGTTCGAGTCAGAGCCGCTCTGATGGCATTGATATATAAAAGAACTTTGTCCATAAAGTATGGCGGAACAAAAGACGGGAAGATCATAAACTTCATCAATGTTGATGTTGAGAGAATTGGAGACTTCTGCTGGTATATTCATGGAGTTTGGTTGCTTCCTGTTCAGGTTACATTTGCCCTGCTGATCTTATACAGGAACTTGGGTGCTGCTCCCTCTATTGCTGCTCTTCTTTCCACCATATTCGTCATGGTGAGCAACACACCACTTGCCAATATGCAAGAGCAGCTCCACTCAAAGATAATGGAAGCCAAGGACGTGAGAATTAAAGCTACTTCAGAGACCTTAAAAAGCATGAGAGTCTTGAAACTGCACTCATGGGAGTCAACTTTCTTGAAGAAGCTGCTTCAACTAAGAGAAAATGAGAGGGGTTGGCTTAAGAGATACCTTTATACATGTTCTGCTGTAGCTTTCCTATTTTGGGCCTCGCCAACGCTCGTCTCAGTTGTAACCTTTGGTGTTTGTATCATCTTAAAAACACCATTGACCTCGGGAGCAGTTCTCTCAGCACTAGCAACTTTCAGGATTCTACAAGAACCAATTTACAACTTGCCTGAGCTCATTTCGATGGTTGCTCAGACAAAAGTTTCAGTTGACAGGATTCAAGAATTCATGAGAGAGGAAGATCAAAAGAAGTTAACAAGCTATAATACTCCTAACACTTCTGAAGTAGCGATCGAACTTGAACCAGGAGAGTATGCTTGGGGCACAAATGAGTCCAAGAAATCAACAATTAAGATAACAGACAAAATCAGGATAATGAAAGGGTGGAAAGTAGCAATATGTGGTTCAGTAGGATCAGGGAAGTCAAGTTTACTCTGTAGTATTATGGGAGAGATTCCTAGAATTTCTGGATCAAGTATTAAGATAAATGGTTCAAAGGCATTTGTACCACAGAGTGCTTGGATTCAGACGGGCACTGTTAGAGACAATGTTCTGTTTGGCAAGGAAATGAATAAAGCACGTTATGATGATGTCGTGGAACGATGTGCTTTAAAACGTGACATTGAGATGTGGGCTGACGGAGATCTAAATTTGGTAGGAGAAAGAGGAATGAACCTAAGTGGTGGACAAAAGCAAAGAATTCAGTTGGCCAGAGCTATTTATAGTGATTCAGACATCTATCTGCTGGATGACCCTTTCAGTGCAGTTGATGCACAAACTGGAGCTCATATGTTCAAGGCAAGCTCTACATCCTACTTTTGTAGAATTCTTTTCAGTAATGTAGTTGCTCTTATTGATGTGCTATAATCCTTCATCATATTGCAGAAATGCTTAATCCAACATCTACAAGAAAAAACAGTTGTTTATGCCACTCACCAGTTGGAATTTTTAGATACTTCTGACCTCATCCTGGTAAGTTGAAATTATCTTAAGCTATTGGTTTTCAGGTTGATCGAAACAAACTAGAAAAGTATATCTTAGTTTTTATGCTCACCTGATATTGCTTAGGTAATGAAGGACGGAAGAATTGTTCAATCAGGAAAGTATAACAAGTTGATTGCAGATCCGGATGGTGAGCTACTAAGGCATATGGTGGCTCACAGTAAATCATTAGATCAAGTGAACCCTTCCCAAAAGTGCAGCTGCTTAACCAAGGGTAAGCATCAGAATAACCAAATTGAAGTCGAAGAGTGCTTTGAAGATCTTACCTGTGACAACAGGATCTTAGGAAGAACTCAGCAGGAAGATGCAGTATCAGGTCGAGTTAAATGGAAAGTCTACTCGACCTTTGTGACCTCGGCGTATAAAGGGGGCCTTGTACTTCCGGTCCTTCTATGCCAAGTTTTCTTCCAGGGACTGCAGATGGCAAGCAACTACTGGATTACATGGGGAacagaagaagaaggaagggtaACTAGCGAGAGATTAATTGGAATATTCGTGCTGATGTCAGGGGGAAGCTCTCTTTTCATCTTAGGAAGAGCAGTTATGCTTTCAACTATCGCAATTGAGACTGCTCAGAAACTCTACATTGGAATGATCAAATCAATCTTCCGAGCACCCTTGTCATTCTTTGACTCCACTCCTTCCAGCAGAATTCTCAATAGGGTGAGTGTAGCAGCTGAAATGATCTACTTGTCTTGAAACGTGTCTATATTAAGTTCTTTGTTTCTCAAGACATGACTTTCTAGCTGCATCTATACTGAACTTTCaagttttgtttctttcttgtCAGTCTTCTACGGACCAAAGCATCGTGGACACAGATATTCCGTATAGATTGGCTGGACTGGCATTTGCGCTTATTCAATTATTGAGCATTGTTGTCCTTATGTCCAATGTTGCCTGGCAgatcttttttctcttccttcTGATACTGGCCCTCTCCATGTGGTATCAGGTAATAAGAAGCTCAACCTGAAGTTACTTTTGGTCCCTATTTACTTTTAACTGCCAGAAAATTATTGGAACTCAAACAATGAGTATTTTACTTCCCATAAAGATGGCCTTAGTGCTAATGATTCAGTTCTTATTGCAGGCTTATTACATTACCACTGCTAGAGAACTGGCAAGGATGATTGGCATTCAGAAAGCTCCAATCCTACATCATTTCTCTGAATCTCTCAACGGTGTAGCAACAATTCGTTGTTTTAACCAGGAAGACCGATTCTTGAAGAAGAATTTAAGTCTCATCGATGACTATTCTCGTGTTGTCTTTCACAACTCTGCTACAATGGAATGGCTCTGTGTTCGAATTAACTTTCTCTTCAATCTCatattcttctttcttctcGTCATCCTGGCACACCTTCCACGAGAGGCTATAGACCCCAGTAAGCTTTTattcttctccatttccattTTCCATTTCATGCATCCTGTGTAGCACATCCCCAGGCAGTTAATCAACGAAATTCCAGGCAGTTTCTCTGGTGATGCATGACTAGACATAAGAAAAAGATCTTACCTTAAGAACTTACACAAAGTGAGGAAGTCAAATATATGATAAcaactttttctttctctcaCTGTGATAAATGGCTTCAGTGTGTGATGTGACATGTTTCATCTGTTTGCAGGTTTAGCAGGACTAGCAGCTACCTATGGCTTAAATCTTAATGTTCTCCAAGCTTGGGTTATATGGAACCTTTGCAATGTCGAGAACAAAATGATATCAGTTGAGAGAATACTTCAGTTCAGCGACGTTCCTAGTGAAGCTCCACTGATAATTGAAAAGTCCAGGCCAAAACCCGATTGGCCTCTAAAAGGAagaattgaaattaaagatCTTCATGTACAATACAGCCCTGATCTCCCAAGAGTTCTAAAGGGTATAACCTGTACCTTTCCAGAGGGAAAGAAAATTGGTGTGGTTGGAAGAACAGGAAGTGGAAAGTCTACTTTGATCCAAGCTCTCTTCAGGGTTGTCGAACCATCTGAGGGATGCATTCTT
This DNA window, taken from Solanum lycopersicum chromosome 5, SLM_r2.1, encodes the following:
- the LOC101257768 gene encoding putative ABC transporter C family member 15, yielding MDITLRLMNVFFFLILLIYFLVDFFKKNGEEDNSFVEKRENRRKPTFFIKITVLLNFSIAISYLGFCVNEFLNLRDFVFEGSVFSVMTWSVAAVIAAHSLNREKRWPLLLILWWVFSSVFDIILVSFHLLKHYNIYTKAPHFLPKANIIDFASLPLSILLCFNALPLPDNKYNEIQQPFLQKQDEDDDAFSSASIWSLITFRWLNPLFNKGREEVKLKVEHIPLIPHTDTSNEASSLLEHALRQKKASSFSLPDALLRMIWTPLACNAVFAGVNTIASYIGPLLITSFVNFLSEKKDESNWQQGMMLAFIFFFAKTVESLSQRQWYFGANRIGVRVRAALMALIYKRTLSIKYGGTKDGKIINFINVDVERIGDFCWYIHGVWLLPVQVTFALLILYRNLGAAPSIAALLSTIFVMVSNTPLANMQEQLHSKIMEAKDVRIKATSETLKSMRVLKLHSWESTFLKKLLQLRENERGWLKRYLYTCSAVAFLFWASPTLVSVVTFGVCIILKTPLTSGAVLSALATFRILQEPIYNLPELISMVAQTKVSVDRIQEFMREEDQKKLTSYNTPNTSEVAIELEPGEYAWGTNESKKSTIKITDKIRIMKGWKVAICGSVGSGKSSLLCSIMGEIPRISGSSIKINGSKAFVPQSAWIQTGTVRDNVLFGKEMNKARYDDVVERCALKRDIEMWADGDLNLVGERGMNLSGGQKQRIQLARAIYSDSDIYLLDDPFSAVDAQTGAHMFKKCLIQHLQEKTVVYATHQLEFLDTSDLILVMKDGRIVQSGKYNKLIADPDGELLRHMVAHSKSLDQVNPSQKCSCLTKGKHQNNQIEVEECFEDLTCDNRILGRTQQEDAVSGRVKWKVYSTFVTSAYKGGLVLPVLLCQVFFQGLQMASNYWITWGTEEEGRVTSERLIGIFVLMSGGSSLFILGRAVMLSTIAIETAQKLYIGMIKSIFRAPLSFFDSTPSSRILNRSSTDQSIVDTDIPYRLAGLAFALIQLLSIVVLMSNVAWQIFFLFLLILALSMWYQAYYITTARELARMIGIQKAPILHHFSESLNGVATIRCFNQEDRFLKKNLSLIDDYSRVVFHNSATMEWLCVRINFLFNLIFFFLLVILAHLPREAIDPSLAGLAATYGLNLNVLQAWVIWNLCNVENKMISVERILQFSDVPSEAPLIIEKSRPKPDWPLKGRIEIKDLHVQYSPDLPRVLKGITCTFPEGKKIGVVGRTGSGKSTLIQALFRVVEPSEGCILIDGIDISKIGLQDLRSKLSIIPQDPILFQGTIRTNLDPLQQHTDQDIWEVLQKCHLADIVKQDLRLLDAPVAEDGENLSVGQRQIVCLARVLLQKRRILVLDEATASVDTETDNVIQKTIREETNGCTVITVAHRIPTVIDNDLVLVLGEGNILEFDTPNRLLKNSSSAFSNLVAEFLRRSSKGLT